From Candidatus Tanganyikabacteria bacterium, one genomic window encodes:
- a CDS encoding acyl-CoA dehydrogenase family protein: MTASMHDPFIAKRLKRRLPAGSGDKAGEFLAQIDRAREELDRLATLADANPPTLRTHDRFGDRLDAVDHHPAYEQLGTWAYDTLGLVAMPYDPAERERWNGMPRSVAFAGGMVFAISEQGLYCPLCMTDGAARVLSAVVGDAPRWRDYISRLTSRGPDRWTGGMFLTERQGGSDVGANTSVAVPDGDRWRLTGEKWFCSNAGADLALVLARPEGARSGTRGLGLFAMPRVLEDGRRNSYSFRRLKDKLGTRSMATAEVELDGAVGYQIGPLDRGFVQMAEMINLSRLYNAVASVAIMSRSLAEATAWAHSRSAFGKRLSDHAMVADTLSQLAAELDGSQALVWEVIDRLDRLESGAGSQDDRRLLRILTPLAKLYTAKRALWAASEAIEILGGSGYVNEFVTPRLLRDAQVLPIWEGTTNIQTLDIFRALEKAGAEEVLFPLLRSCLDSAPREATPVAARLREHVDELQSALAGLRGHEGDGWTVAAREWALRLAPAACAVLLVAESAAAGGADRDDLVEHAAKLADMHLEGWTAVGLLRALDRKGRALSRA; this comes from the coding sequence ATGACGGCCAGCATGCACGACCCCTTCATCGCGAAGCGTCTGAAGCGCAGGCTTCCCGCGGGGTCCGGCGACAAGGCCGGCGAGTTCCTCGCGCAGATCGATCGGGCGCGCGAGGAGCTGGATCGGCTCGCCACGCTGGCGGACGCCAATCCCCCCACACTACGTACGCATGATCGTTTCGGGGATCGGCTCGATGCGGTCGACCACCATCCCGCCTACGAGCAACTCGGGACCTGGGCCTACGACACGCTCGGCCTGGTCGCAATGCCGTACGATCCGGCCGAGCGGGAGCGCTGGAATGGCATGCCGCGATCCGTCGCCTTCGCCGGGGGCATGGTCTTCGCCATCAGCGAGCAGGGGCTTTACTGCCCGCTCTGCATGACCGACGGCGCGGCTCGCGTGCTGTCGGCGGTCGTCGGCGACGCGCCGCGGTGGCGAGACTACATTTCGCGCCTGACGAGCCGGGGCCCCGATCGCTGGACGGGCGGCATGTTCCTCACCGAGCGGCAGGGTGGGTCGGACGTCGGGGCCAACACCAGCGTGGCGGTGCCCGACGGCGACCGCTGGCGGCTGACCGGCGAGAAATGGTTCTGCTCCAACGCCGGGGCGGATCTCGCCCTGGTGCTCGCCCGGCCGGAGGGCGCCCGGAGCGGCACCCGGGGCCTGGGCCTGTTCGCCATGCCGCGCGTGCTAGAGGACGGGCGACGCAACTCCTACTCGTTCCGGCGCCTGAAGGACAAGCTGGGCACGCGCTCGATGGCCACCGCCGAGGTCGAACTGGACGGCGCCGTCGGCTACCAGATCGGCCCCCTGGATCGCGGGTTCGTGCAGATGGCGGAGATGATCAACCTCTCGCGGCTCTACAACGCGGTCGCCTCGGTCGCGATCATGTCGCGCTCTCTGGCGGAAGCCACGGCCTGGGCGCATTCCCGGTCGGCGTTCGGCAAGCGCCTCTCCGACCATGCCATGGTCGCCGACACGCTGTCGCAACTGGCGGCCGAACTGGACGGTTCGCAGGCGCTGGTCTGGGAGGTCATCGACCGCCTGGATCGGCTGGAGAGCGGCGCCGGCTCGCAAGACGATCGCCGCCTGCTCCGGATCCTCACGCCGCTGGCCAAGCTCTACACCGCCAAGCGAGCGCTATGGGCCGCGTCCGAGGCAATAGAGATCCTCGGCGGCAGCGGCTACGTCAACGAGTTCGTCACGCCGCGCCTGCTGCGCGATGCCCAGGTCCTGCCCATCTGGGAGGGCACGACGAACATCCAGACCCTCGACATCTTCCGGGCCCTGGAGAAAGCCGGCGCCGAGGAGGTGCTCTTCCCTCTGCTGCGCAGTTGCCTCGACTCCGCCCCGCGCGAGGCCACTCCGGTGGCGGCGCGGCTTCGGGAGCACGTGGACGAGCTGCAGTCCGCGCTCGCCGGCCTGCGCGGCCACGAGGGCGACGGCTGGACCGTCGCCGCTCGCGAGTGGGCGCTGCGCCTGGCTCCGGCGGCGTGCGCGGTACTCCTGGTCGCCGAGAGCGCGGCCGCCGGGGGCGCCGACCGCGACGACCTGGTGGAGCATGCGGCAAAGCTGGCCGACATGCACCTCGAGGGCTGGACGGCGGTGGGCCTCCTGCGCGCCCTGGATCGGAAGGGGCGGGCCCTCAGCCG